From bacterium, a single genomic window includes:
- the purE gene encoding 5-(carboxyamino)imidazole ribonucleotide mutase yields the protein MGTSRKSARRVDPRVAVVLGSSSDLPVIEGMRKLLDRFGIAHVVEIASAHRQPDKLRRFVKRCDREGVAIYVAVAGMAAHLPGVLASLTARPVIGVPVAAGPLAGIDALLSMAQMPGGVPVATMAIGAAGAKNAAVLSARILALGDGKIAAALSAYRLDLAGGGT from the coding sequence ATGGGCACCTCGCGCAAGAGCGCGCGCCGGGTCGATCCCCGCGTGGCCGTGGTCCTGGGCAGCAGTTCGGATCTGCCCGTCATCGAGGGAATGCGGAAGCTGCTGGACAGGTTCGGCATCGCCCACGTCGTGGAGATAGCGTCCGCCCACCGCCAGCCCGACAAGCTGCGCCGCTTCGTGAAGAGATGCGACCGCGAGGGAGTGGCGATCTACGTGGCCGTGGCCGGCATGGCCGCGCACCTGCCCGGCGTGCTCGCGTCGCTGACGGCCAGGCCCGTGATCGGCGTGCCCGTGGCCGCCGGCCCCCTGGCGGGCATCGACGCGCTCCTGTCCATGGCCCAGATGCCCGGGGGCGTGCCGGTCGCCACGATGGCCATCGGCGCCGCCGGCGCCAAGAACGCGGCGGTGCTGTCGGCGCGCATCCTGGCGCTCGGCGACGGGAAGATCGCCGCGGCGCTCTCCGCCTACCGCCTGGATCTGGCCGGCGGCGGGACGTAG